A genomic region of Aeropyrum pernix K1 contains the following coding sequences:
- a CDS encoding PadR family transcriptional regulator, which translates to MDPADKLMKDARTGVLALAVLHVLVNHGALHGYWLRKILGNLMGWTPPETSLYDALKRLEKLGLIKGRWVRSGRGPLRKYYEITDAGRETYEVVVKDFSKMVGWLICRKGRE; encoded by the coding sequence GTGGATCCAGCAGATAAGCTGATGAAGGATGCAAGGACTGGTGTGCTTGCATTGGCAGTATTACACGTACTTGTCAATCATGGAGCTCTACATGGGTATTGGTTGAGGAAAATTCTTGGCAATCTAATGGGATGGACGCCTCCAGAGACGAGTCTTTATGATGCTTTGAAGAGGTTAGAAAAGCTGGGGCTAATAAAGGGCCGATGGGTTAGGAGCGGTAGGGGGCCTTTAAGGAAATACTATGAAATAACCGATGCTGGTAGAGAGACATATGAGGTTGTAGTAAAGGATTTCTCAAAGATGGTTGGCTGGCTTATTTGCAGAAAGGGGAGAGAGTAA
- a CDS encoding CPBP family intramembrane glutamic endopeptidase: MRIEIDKRHYIGLAVFLTVSFVPAYLLDYTIAIKLLTSMQEPTTTLPRNKLLLTIVLLFRMWLPATGVIAALWVEGYRNMEKIKEILRINIPSLKWTILSAVAPLASYVMSLPIAKALGVSIGPCGYFKEVSNTTLLITTVIILILLGLIAGVTMNALVALGEELGWRGYLFTILDKKVNDLGKVIIIGLIWSVWHAPLIYAGYNYNVSMLGDCGSYSQGWPAIVVFTLYTIAFTSILLPLRRHSNSIITPAIAHGTVNGIGGVFAALTIGNRLVAPPAGISVVVSMLIVGFLIKWWVSRGSSR; the protein is encoded by the coding sequence ATGCGTATAGAAATCGATAAACGCCATTACATAGGTTTAGCAGTCTTCCTAACAGTATCATTCGTCCCAGCATACCTCCTAGACTATACAATAGCCATAAAGTTACTAACGTCAATGCAAGAGCCCACCACAACCTTACCCCGAAATAAACTCCTCCTCACGATCGTCCTCCTATTTAGGATGTGGCTACCTGCTACAGGCGTTATCGCAGCCTTATGGGTCGAAGGATATCGTAACATGGAGAAAATAAAAGAAATCTTGAGAATTAATATTCCATCCTTGAAATGGACCATATTATCAGCGGTAGCGCCATTAGCCTCATATGTGATGTCATTACCAATCGCTAAGGCTTTAGGCGTTAGTATTGGACCATGCGGATACTTCAAGGAGGTATCTAATACTACTCTGCTAATTACAACGGTTATAATACTAATATTACTTGGTCTTATAGCAGGAGTTACCATGAACGCACTTGTTGCACTTGGAGAAGAACTCGGCTGGAGAGGATATCTCTTCACCATACTCGATAAGAAAGTTAACGATCTCGGTAAGGTCATTATTATAGGTCTTATCTGGAGTGTCTGGCATGCTCCCTTAATTTATGCTGGTTATAATTACAACGTATCTATGCTAGGAGATTGTGGAAGCTATTCCCAGGGGTGGCCCGCTATAGTAGTCTTCACATTATACACCATAGCATTTACAAGCATCCTTTTACCTCTTAGGAGACATTCAAACTCCATCATTACTCCAGCAATAGCGCATGGAACGGTTAATGGTATTGGAGGAGTTTTTGCAGCCCTAACTATCGGTAACAGGCTTGTTGCCCCTCCAGCCGGTATCTCTGTCGTGGTCTCCATGCTAATAGTAGGCTTCCTAATAAAATGGTGGGTGTCACGTGGATCCAGCAGATAA